A genomic stretch from Antarcticibacterium flavum includes:
- a CDS encoding methyltransferase domain-containing protein — protein sequence MYEHTFPNKRYKQTLDFLKKHVPPPATVLDLGVENPFSLIMQKEQYTVTNTRGEDLDLDTTAVQEPGLEVVTAFEIFEHLVAPFNILREMKAEKLVATVPLKLWFADAYRSDTDMRDRHFHEFEDWQFDWLLEKAGWKIKSTEKWTNPVNKIGIRPLLRKFTPRYYAVYAERQ from the coding sequence ATGTACGAGCACACTTTTCCTAATAAAAGATATAAACAGACCTTAGACTTCTTAAAAAAACATGTTCCACCACCGGCAACTGTCCTGGACCTGGGGGTAGAAAATCCATTTTCACTCATCATGCAAAAGGAACAATACACAGTAACCAATACCCGGGGTGAAGACCTTGACCTGGACACTACAGCTGTGCAGGAACCGGGCCTGGAGGTGGTGACGGCTTTCGAGATCTTCGAACATCTCGTAGCACCTTTTAATATTTTGAGAGAGATGAAGGCCGAAAAACTGGTCGCCACAGTTCCTCTCAAATTGTGGTTTGCTGATGCATACAGGAGCGATACCGATATGCGGGACAGGCATTTCCACGAATTTGAAGACTGGCAATTTGACTGGTTGCTGGAAAAAGCAGGCTGGAAAATTAAAAGCACCGAAAAGTGGACAAATCCTGTAAACAAAATTGGAATAAGACCCCTCCTGCGCAAATTTACACCCCGGTACTATGCAGTATATGCTGAAAGACAATAA
- a CDS encoding glycosyltransferase family 2 protein: MRIYIVIPAHNEEAFIGQTLDSLINQSVLPTKIVVVDDQSTDGTHETAASYAENYDFITVLSTTTKGEHLPGSKVVNAFCKGLESLDENYDIICKFDADLIFPVNYLEKITHYFSEDPAVGMAGGFCTVEENGNWKLENLTSKDHIRGALKAYRKECFQDIGKLKPAMGWDTVDELLAQFHGWKVVTIEDLLVKHLKATGGNYNKAAKYKQGAAFYRLRYGFLITAIASTKLSLKKGKPALLQDYLIGFFKAKKEKQPFLVTSEEGRFIRNLRWKKMLKKVF; this comes from the coding sequence GTGAGGATCTACATAGTCATTCCTGCACATAATGAAGAAGCTTTCATTGGCCAGACTCTTGATTCGTTAATAAACCAAAGCGTTTTACCTACGAAGATCGTTGTAGTTGATGACCAGTCTACAGATGGGACACATGAAACAGCAGCTTCCTATGCTGAAAATTATGATTTTATCACAGTACTTTCCACGACTACTAAAGGGGAACACCTTCCCGGCAGCAAAGTTGTGAATGCCTTTTGTAAGGGATTGGAAAGCCTGGATGAGAACTATGATATCATTTGTAAGTTTGACGCCGACCTTATTTTTCCGGTAAATTACCTTGAAAAAATCACTCACTATTTTTCAGAGGATCCCGCAGTAGGTATGGCCGGCGGCTTTTGCACGGTTGAAGAAAACGGGAACTGGAAACTTGAAAACCTAACCTCGAAAGATCACATAAGAGGAGCTTTAAAAGCTTATAGAAAAGAATGTTTTCAGGATATAGGAAAACTAAAACCGGCTATGGGATGGGACACTGTTGATGAGTTACTGGCCCAATTCCACGGGTGGAAGGTTGTAACAATTGAGGACCTTCTGGTAAAACACCTCAAAGCGACCGGTGGTAATTACAATAAAGCTGCAAAATATAAACAGGGAGCTGCTTTCTACAGGCTTCGGTATGGATTCTTGATTACCGCCATAGCATCAACTAAACTTTCTCTGAAAAAGGGAAAGCCTGCTTTATTACAAGATTACCTAATAGGATTTTTTAAAGCTAAAAAAGAAAAGCAGCCCTTTCTGGTTACTTCAGAAGAAGGCCGCTTCATACGGAACTTAAGATGGAAAAAAATGCTTAAAAAGGTCTTTTAA
- the pafA gene encoding alkaline phosphatase PafA: protein MKNLMPLLFIFLFIFPLQAQDDNNLISHSQKPKLIVGIVVDQMRYDYLTRFWDKYEEGGFKRLVRNGFNFRNAHFNYIPTYTGPGHASVYTGTGPQNHGIIGNDWYNKFEERQVYCAGDDNALPVGTTSSAGKMSPHRMMVTTVADENRLFTQMRGKTIGIALKDRGAILPAGHTANAAYWFHGSNEGKWITSDYYMQKLPQWVTSFNNSGKVKSYMKTWNTLKDIDSYTESGPDQTTFEGGYSGRSTFPYDLNELASKERPYELLKVTPYGNSITTDFAIAALDGEELGRDEDTDFLTLSYSSTDYVGHNFGVNSKEVQDTYLRLDQELGRLLRALDEKVGKGNYTVFLTSDHGGVDVPSYLSSVKIPAGYFDHTIFEEELRSFVSENFDGAEIIKYIYNYQVFFDYEVLREKGLAANEVEVTLAHYLLQYPQINNVYTRTQLQSGSFTTGTAALIQNGYNQKRSGDVIFVLKPSVITYSKTGSTHGSGFSYDTHAPLIFFGNGIKRGSSSARAEIIDIAPTISALLGISFPNGNTGRPLVEILD from the coding sequence ATGAAAAATTTAATGCCGTTATTATTTATTTTCCTGTTTATTTTTCCTCTACAGGCACAAGATGATAACAACCTCATTTCCCATTCTCAAAAACCAAAATTGATTGTTGGAATAGTAGTAGACCAAATGCGTTACGATTATCTCACCAGGTTTTGGGATAAATATGAAGAGGGTGGATTTAAGCGCCTGGTAAGAAATGGTTTTAATTTTCGCAATGCCCATTTTAATTATATTCCAACTTATACAGGCCCTGGGCATGCTTCAGTCTATACCGGCACCGGTCCTCAAAATCACGGGATCATAGGGAATGACTGGTACAATAAGTTTGAGGAACGACAGGTATATTGTGCCGGTGATGATAATGCCTTACCCGTGGGGACTACTTCCAGCGCAGGGAAAATGTCCCCTCACCGCATGATGGTTACCACGGTGGCAGATGAAAACAGATTATTCACTCAAATGCGTGGCAAAACTATAGGGATTGCCTTGAAAGACAGAGGGGCAATTTTGCCGGCGGGACATACAGCAAATGCCGCCTACTGGTTTCACGGGAGTAACGAAGGAAAGTGGATCACCAGTGATTATTATATGCAAAAATTACCTCAATGGGTAACCTCCTTCAATAATTCGGGAAAGGTCAAATCCTATATGAAGACCTGGAATACTCTTAAGGATATAGATTCCTATACTGAAAGCGGACCAGATCAAACAACATTTGAAGGTGGCTACAGTGGCAGGTCTACTTTTCCTTATGACCTTAATGAACTTGCATCAAAGGAAAGACCTTATGAACTTCTTAAAGTTACCCCATATGGGAATTCTATAACTACAGATTTTGCGATTGCAGCTTTGGACGGCGAAGAACTTGGGCGGGATGAAGATACAGATTTTCTTACCTTAAGTTATTCCAGTACAGATTATGTTGGGCATAACTTTGGAGTAAATTCCAAGGAGGTGCAGGATACTTATTTAAGGCTTGACCAGGAACTGGGAAGACTCCTGAGGGCTCTAGATGAGAAAGTGGGTAAGGGGAATTATACCGTGTTCCTCACATCAGATCACGGCGGGGTTGATGTTCCTTCATACCTGAGTTCTGTAAAAATTCCAGCAGGCTATTTTGACCATACTATTTTTGAGGAAGAATTAAGATCTTTTGTAAGTGAGAACTTTGATGGTGCAGAGATCATTAAATATATTTATAATTATCAGGTGTTTTTTGATTATGAAGTTCTCAGGGAAAAGGGCCTTGCAGCAAATGAGGTAGAAGTTACTTTGGCTCATTACCTGCTACAATATCCACAAATCAATAATGTGTACACCAGGACACAGTTGCAAAGCGGTTCATTTACAACAGGCACTGCAGCACTTATTCAAAATGGTTATAACCAAAAGCGAAGTGGTGATGTTATTTTCGTGCTGAAACCTTCTGTAATAACTTATTCAAAGACGGGCTCAACACACGGTAGCGGATTTAGCTATGACACCCACGCACCTCTCATTTTCTTCGGCAACGGGATAAAACGGGGCAGCTCAAGCGCACGGGCTGAGATCATAGATATAGCTCCTACCATTTCAGCTTTATTAGGGATCTCTTTTCCTAATGGGAATACTGGGAGGCCATTAGTAGAAATACTTGACTAA
- a CDS encoding 3-oxoacyl-ACP synthase III family protein, translating to MSIMITGVGSFIPNLKRKNSDFLKHEFLNIDGSGFPHANEVTIEKFKAITGIEERRYLEEELTTSDMATVAAQKAIEDAGIDPETLDYIIVAHNYGDVKHGSVQSDAVPSLATRVKHNLRIKNPSCVGYDVLFGCPGWIEAVIQAQAFMRCGMAKKCLVIGAEALSRVVDKYDRDSMIFSDGAGATVLEVAEGDGGILAHQSATFAYQEAHHIYFGKSNRAEEKDDTRFIKMNGRKIYEFALTHVPTAMKTCLEKSGKTIDDVKKIFIHQANEKMDDAIVARFYKLHKRPVPPNVMPMSIQELGNSSVATVPTLLDLVRRGEIKDQKLSKGDVIILASVGAGMNINAVVYQY from the coding sequence ATGAGTATAATGATCACAGGGGTTGGTAGTTTCATCCCCAATTTGAAGAGGAAGAATTCAGATTTCTTGAAGCACGAATTCTTAAATATTGATGGCTCCGGCTTCCCCCATGCTAACGAGGTAACAATTGAAAAATTTAAAGCTATAACCGGCATTGAGGAGCGAAGATACCTGGAGGAAGAACTTACCACCTCAGATATGGCAACTGTGGCAGCACAAAAGGCCATAGAAGATGCAGGAATAGATCCTGAAACGCTGGATTATATAATTGTAGCCCATAATTATGGAGATGTAAAACACGGTAGTGTTCAAAGTGACGCAGTGCCCAGTCTCGCTACCAGAGTAAAACATAATTTGCGGATAAAAAACCCATCATGTGTTGGTTATGATGTTTTGTTTGGTTGCCCGGGATGGATAGAGGCAGTTATACAGGCCCAGGCTTTTATGCGTTGTGGAATGGCAAAAAAGTGCCTCGTAATTGGAGCTGAGGCCCTTTCGAGAGTAGTGGATAAATATGACCGGGATTCAATGATCTTTTCAGATGGTGCGGGGGCTACAGTCCTTGAGGTAGCAGAAGGTGATGGAGGTATTTTAGCACATCAGTCGGCCACATTTGCATATCAGGAGGCGCACCACATTTATTTTGGCAAATCCAACCGTGCGGAAGAAAAAGATGATACCCGTTTTATAAAAATGAACGGCAGGAAGATCTATGAATTTGCCCTCACCCACGTCCCAACGGCTATGAAGACCTGTTTGGAAAAAAGCGGGAAGACCATAGATGATGTAAAAAAGATCTTTATCCACCAGGCAAATGAAAAAATGGATGACGCCATAGTTGCGAGGTTTTATAAATTACACAAACGCCCGGTACCACCAAATGTAATGCCTATGAGTATACAGGAACTAGGCAACAGCAGTGTAGCCACGGTTCCCACCCTTCTGGATCTTGTGCGAAGAGGCGAAATAAAAGACCAGAAGCTAAGTAAAGGTGATGTTATAATCCTGGCCAGCGTAGGTGCGGGAATGAATATTAATGCCGTGGTTTACCAATATTAA
- the gcvP gene encoding aminomethyl-transferring glycine dehydrogenase, protein MRTDSFALRHIGPNESELQEMLSTVGVSSLDQLIYETLPDDIKLKTPLNLPPALSENEYAEHIGELAAKNKVFKTYIGLGYHQAILPAVIQRNILENPGWYTAYTPYQAEIAQGRLEALLNFQTMVSDLTGMELANASLLDESTAAAEAMALLFAVRERDQKKNEVVKFFVSDEVLPQTISLLKTRAIPLGIELVIGDHSEFDFSEEFFGTIIQYPGRSGRVYDYSKFVSGCKDAQIRVVVAADILSLVRLQAPGELGADVVVGTTQRFGIPLGYGGPHAAYFATREEFKRSIPGRIIGVTKDLNGNRALRMALQTREQHIKRDKATSNICTAQVLLAVMAGMYAVYHGPKGLKYIADTVHSSAVTLEAKLKELGYQQLNSTYFDTLQIKASAATVRPVAEKNRINFYYPDEETVVIALNETTNIKDLNRIISVFAEAAGKDVSYIEKLKEGTSIQEEVERKKEFLTQDVFNSYHSETDMMRYIKKLERKDLSLNHSMIALGSCTMKLNAASEMLPLSNPQWGNIHPFAPIDQAEGYQTMLKRLEDQLTEITGFAGTSLQPNSGAQGEYAGLMVIRAYHESRGESHRNICLIPSSAHGTNPASAVMAGMKVVVTKATKEGNIDVEDLREKALKHKDNLAALMVTYPSTHGVFESSIREVTKIIHDNGGQVYMDGANMNAQVGLTNPGVIGADVCHLNLHKTFAIPHGGGGPGVGPICVAKQLLPFLPGNPVIETGGEKAITAISSAPWGSALVCLISYGYITMLGSDGLKKATEYAILNANYIKARLKEHYQTLYSGERGRAAHEMIVDCRPFKNNGIEVVDIAKRLMDYGFHAPTVSFPVAGTIMIEPTESESKAELDRFCDALISIRQEINESSQEDENNILKNAPHTLAMLTANEWDFPYSREQAAFPLEYIADNKFWPSVRRVDDAFGDRNLICTCDPIEEYMEA, encoded by the coding sequence ATGAGAACAGATTCATTTGCCCTAAGACATATAGGCCCCAATGAAAGTGAACTTCAAGAAATGCTTTCAACTGTTGGAGTGTCCAGTCTAGACCAGTTAATTTACGAAACCCTTCCCGACGATATCAAGTTAAAAACCCCGCTAAACCTCCCTCCTGCACTAAGTGAAAATGAGTACGCAGAGCATATTGGAGAACTTGCAGCCAAAAATAAGGTTTTTAAAACATATATAGGCCTTGGATACCACCAGGCTATACTTCCTGCAGTGATCCAGCGCAATATATTGGAAAATCCGGGTTGGTATACTGCTTATACCCCCTACCAGGCAGAGATCGCCCAGGGAAGACTGGAAGCTTTGCTAAATTTTCAAACTATGGTTAGTGATCTTACAGGAATGGAGCTTGCAAATGCTTCTCTTCTTGATGAATCTACGGCCGCGGCAGAGGCCATGGCGCTGCTTTTTGCAGTAAGGGAAAGGGATCAAAAGAAAAATGAAGTTGTGAAGTTCTTCGTTTCAGATGAAGTACTGCCACAAACAATTTCTTTATTAAAAACTCGGGCAATACCCCTGGGAATAGAACTGGTAATTGGTGATCATTCAGAATTTGATTTTTCAGAAGAATTTTTTGGTACCATAATCCAATATCCGGGAAGATCCGGGAGAGTTTACGATTACTCTAAATTTGTTTCAGGTTGTAAAGATGCCCAGATAAGGGTGGTAGTGGCAGCCGATATTTTGAGTCTTGTAAGGCTGCAGGCACCAGGAGAACTGGGAGCAGATGTTGTTGTGGGCACTACCCAACGTTTTGGAATCCCGCTTGGATACGGGGGGCCGCACGCTGCTTACTTTGCTACTCGGGAAGAATTTAAACGAAGTATCCCGGGAAGGATCATTGGGGTTACCAAAGACCTTAATGGAAATCGCGCCCTTCGTATGGCACTACAAACCAGGGAGCAACATATCAAAAGAGACAAGGCTACTTCAAATATTTGTACTGCCCAGGTATTACTTGCAGTAATGGCAGGAATGTATGCCGTTTACCACGGGCCAAAAGGCTTAAAATATATTGCAGATACTGTTCACTCCTCTGCAGTGACACTCGAGGCAAAACTAAAGGAATTGGGTTACCAACAACTTAACTCCACATATTTCGATACGCTTCAAATCAAAGCCAGCGCCGCAACTGTAAGGCCAGTTGCTGAAAAGAACAGGATCAATTTCTATTATCCAGATGAGGAAACAGTGGTGATAGCCCTTAATGAAACAACAAATATAAAAGACCTCAACAGGATCATATCAGTCTTTGCTGAAGCAGCCGGAAAGGATGTTAGTTATATTGAAAAGCTTAAAGAAGGCACCAGCATACAGGAGGAAGTGGAAAGAAAGAAAGAATTCCTTACCCAGGATGTCTTTAACTCCTACCATTCTGAAACCGATATGATGCGTTATATCAAGAAACTGGAGCGAAAAGATCTTTCTCTTAACCACTCAATGATAGCTCTTGGTTCCTGTACTATGAAACTTAATGCAGCTTCTGAAATGTTGCCTTTGAGCAACCCGCAATGGGGGAATATACATCCTTTTGCACCCATTGACCAGGCAGAAGGTTACCAAACAATGTTAAAGAGACTGGAAGACCAGTTGACAGAGATCACAGGCTTTGCAGGAACTTCCCTGCAGCCAAACTCTGGAGCACAGGGAGAGTATGCCGGCTTAATGGTAATTCGTGCTTACCACGAATCAAGGGGTGAATCTCATAGGAATATTTGTCTTATCCCATCCTCTGCCCACGGTACAAACCCGGCCTCTGCAGTAATGGCAGGAATGAAAGTGGTGGTAACAAAGGCTACAAAGGAAGGAAATATAGATGTTGAGGACCTTAGGGAGAAGGCGTTAAAACATAAGGATAACCTTGCAGCTTTGATGGTTACTTATCCTTCAACTCACGGAGTATTTGAATCTTCTATTAGAGAAGTGACAAAGATCATACATGATAACGGCGGGCAGGTTTATATGGATGGCGCAAATATGAATGCCCAGGTTGGATTGACAAATCCGGGTGTAATTGGTGCAGATGTTTGTCACCTAAACCTTCACAAAACCTTTGCTATACCTCACGGCGGTGGAGGCCCTGGCGTAGGACCAATATGCGTTGCGAAGCAATTATTACCATTCCTCCCGGGGAATCCTGTAATTGAGACCGGTGGTGAAAAAGCAATTACTGCTATTTCCTCGGCACCCTGGGGTTCGGCACTTGTATGCCTAATCTCTTATGGATATATAACAATGCTGGGAAGCGATGGCCTTAAAAAGGCTACAGAATATGCTATCCTTAATGCAAATTATATAAAAGCAAGGCTTAAGGAACATTATCAAACTTTATATTCAGGTGAAAGGGGAAGGGCTGCACACGAAATGATAGTTGATTGCCGTCCATTTAAGAATAATGGGATTGAAGTGGTAGATATAGCCAAACGACTTATGGATTATGGTTTCCATGCCCCTACAGTATCATTTCCCGTTGCCGGAACCATAATGATAGAACCTACAGAAAGCGAAAGTAAAGCAGAACTTGACCGTTTTTGTGATGCCCTGATATCCATTCGCCAGGAGATCAATGAATCATCTCAGGAAGATGAAAACAATATCCTCAAGAATGCACCTCATACATTGGCAATGCTTACAGCAAATGAGTGGGATTTCCCTTACTCAAGAGAACAGGCAGCATTCCCGCTAGAATACATAGCCGATAATAAATTTTGGCCTAGTGTAAGACGCGTAGATGACGCATTTGGAGACAGGAACTTAATTTGTACCTGTGATCCCATTGAAGAATACATGGAAGCCTAG
- a CDS encoding MlaE family ABC transporter permease encodes MSYLHSIGQYFIMLQGVFGRMTKRSVLKELIFKEIDQLILGSLGIVAFLSFFIGGVVALQTALNLNNPLIPKSLIAFAARQSIILEFSPTFISIIMAGKVGSFITSSIGSMRVTEQIDALEVMGINSLNYLVLPKIIAMLTYPFVIAISMFLGIAGAYASAVLGGFVGSDVFITGLQEDFVGYQLFYAFFKTFLFAIILATIPAFHGYYMTGGSLEVGKASTTSFVWTSVVIIITNYIVTQLLLS; translated from the coding sequence ATGAGTTACCTGCATTCAATTGGACAATACTTTATTATGCTTCAGGGAGTGTTTGGCCGCATGACCAAACGATCTGTTTTAAAGGAATTGATATTTAAGGAGATAGACCAGCTTATCCTGGGATCCCTGGGCATTGTTGCTTTCTTGTCTTTCTTTATTGGAGGTGTGGTCGCCCTCCAAACGGCTCTTAACTTAAACAACCCGCTTATCCCAAAGTCTTTGATCGCTTTTGCAGCAAGACAATCAATCATACTTGAGTTTTCTCCCACTTTTATCTCTATCATTATGGCTGGTAAAGTAGGATCATTTATTACTTCAAGTATTGGCTCAATGAGGGTGACAGAGCAAATAGATGCCCTGGAGGTAATGGGAATTAATTCTCTTAATTATCTCGTACTCCCAAAGATCATAGCAATGCTTACCTATCCTTTTGTGATCGCAATTTCCATGTTCCTTGGTATCGCCGGTGCATACGCCTCTGCCGTACTTGGCGGCTTCGTGGGATCGGACGTTTTTATTACGGGGCTTCAGGAGGATTTTGTAGGCTACCAGTTATTCTATGCTTTTTTCAAAACATTCCTTTTTGCTATAATCCTGGCTACCATCCCGGCATTCCATGGGTATTATATGACCGGGGGTTCTTTGGAAGTAGGTAAGGCCAGTACCACCTCTTTCGTGTGGACGAGCGTAGTAATAATCATTACCAATTACATAGTGACTCAATTACTTTTAAGCTAA